Proteins found in one Seonamhaeicola sp. S2-3 genomic segment:
- the nhaD gene encoding sodium:proton antiporter NhaD — translation MEAVIILVFVMGYLAITLEHSIKIDKLIPALVMMAICWACIALGLESFPQWFDSGKHALLENFGLLAHEEKMHLMEETLLHHLGKTSEILVFLLGAMTIVEIIDYFDGFSTIKSFVKTKKKTKILWIFSILAFVLSAIIDNLTATIVLISILQKIVKDRNIRIWYAGLIIIAANAGGAWSPIGDVTTTMLWIGKKVTTGHLIGYLLVPSLLCMMVPSLIASFLPVFKGDLNIVEDEDKTKSRFSSTMLYLGLGAIVFVPIFKMVTHLPPYVGMMLSLGVVATFAEIYSSSKFSLTEHGAYESDAHAQHSPVHYSLSKIELPSILFFLGILMAVAALESLGILFGFANSLQETMPMLGTEIHPGGHEGVSDLVVLLLGVGSAVIDNVPLVAASLGMFSEPIDNELWHFIAYSAGTGGSMLIIGSAAGVVAMGMEKIDFFWYLRKISWLALVGFLVGAAAFMVTRTLF, via the coding sequence GTATAAAAATTGATAAATTAATTCCTGCTCTGGTGATGATGGCCATTTGTTGGGCTTGTATAGCACTTGGTCTTGAATCGTTTCCGCAATGGTTTGATTCTGGTAAGCATGCCCTTTTAGAAAATTTTGGGTTGCTTGCTCATGAAGAGAAAATGCATTTAATGGAGGAAACACTTTTGCATCATTTAGGGAAAACATCAGAAATTTTGGTGTTTCTTTTAGGAGCCATGACTATTGTTGAAATCATTGATTATTTTGATGGTTTTTCAACAATTAAAAGCTTTGTTAAAACTAAAAAGAAAACAAAAATTTTATGGATATTTTCAATTTTAGCATTTGTTCTTTCAGCTATTATTGATAATTTAACAGCAACTATAGTACTTATATCAATACTTCAAAAAATTGTAAAAGATAGAAATATTCGTATTTGGTATGCTGGTTTAATTATAATTGCAGCTAATGCAGGTGGAGCTTGGTCTCCTATTGGAGATGTTACAACTACCATGCTATGGATTGGTAAAAAAGTAACTACAGGTCATTTAATAGGATATTTATTAGTACCATCTTTACTTTGTATGATGGTACCATCTTTAATTGCTTCATTCTTACCTGTTTTTAAAGGCGATTTAAACATTGTTGAAGATGAAGATAAAACCAAATCAAGGTTTAGTAGTACAATGCTTTATCTTGGGCTAGGGGCTATTGTGTTTGTGCCTATTTTTAAAATGGTAACACATTTACCACCCTACGTAGGTATGATGCTATCTCTAGGAGTTGTGGCCACTTTTGCCGAAATTTATAGTAGTTCTAAGTTTAGTTTAACAGAGCATGGTGCATATGAAAGTGATGCACATGCACAACATAGTCCAGTACACTATTCATTATCAAAAATAGAATTGCCTAGTATATTATTCTTCTTAGGAATTTTAATGGCAGTTGCAGCATTAGAATCTTTAGGTATATTATTTGGGTTTGCTAATTCATTACAAGAAACTATGCCTATGTTAGGAACAGAAATTCACCCAGGAGGACATGAAGGCGTTTCAGATTTAGTAGTGCTATTATTGGGAGTAGGATCTGCAGTAATTGATAATGTGCCATTAGTAGCAGCTAGTTTAGGTATGTTTTCTGAGCCAATAGATAATGAATTATGGCATTTCATAGCATATTCAGCAGGTACAGGAGGTAGTATGTTAATTATAGGTTCTGCTGCAGGTGTAGTAGCTATGGGAATGGAAAAGATTGATTTCTTTTGGTATTTAAGAAAAATTTCTTGGTTGGCACTTGTTGGATTTTTAGTTGGTGCAGCAGCATTTATGGTTACCAGAACATTATTTTAG
- a CDS encoding MotA/TolQ/ExbB proton channel family protein, translated as MLRTFLTLQTTQEGTELLTDEESVEKTLSIIELISSGGAAGQIIIAILFILLIVASYIYFERLFAIKAASKMDSNFMNQIKDHVSNGKIDAAQVLCAQVNSPVSRLIGKGITRIGKPLADINTTIENAGRLEVYNLEKNVSVLATISGAAPMIGFLGTVIGMILSIFEIANSGGQIDIKLLADGLYTAMTTTVAGLIVGIVGYIAYNHLVVRTDKVVYQMEANSLEFLDHLNEPT; from the coding sequence ATGCTAAGAACATTTTTAACCCTACAAACTACACAAGAAGGTACAGAGCTACTTACCGACGAAGAATCTGTTGAAAAAACACTTTCAATAATAGAACTTATTAGTAGCGGAGGTGCTGCAGGTCAAATTATCATTGCTATTCTATTTATATTATTAATAGTAGCATCATACATTTATTTTGAAAGGCTGTTCGCTATTAAAGCAGCATCAAAAATGGATTCTAATTTTATGAATCAAATTAAAGACCATGTGAGCAACGGAAAAATAGACGCTGCTCAAGTATTATGTGCCCAAGTAAATTCTCCAGTTTCAAGATTAATAGGAAAAGGTATTACAAGAATTGGAAAGCCACTGGCAGATATTAATACAACAATAGAAAATGCAGGAAGACTAGAAGTTTATAACCTTGAAAAAAATGTAAGTGTATTAGCTACCATTTCTGGTGCAGCCCCTATGATAGGGTTTCTAGGTACAGTTATTGGAATGATACTATCAATATTTGAAATAGCAAACTCTGGCGGACAAATAGATATTAAACTATTAGCAGATGGTTTATATACAGCTATGACAACCACTGTTGCTGGTTTAATTGTTGGTATTGTAGGGTATATTGCTTACAATCATTTGGTGGTAAGAACAGATAAGGTGGTATATCAAATGGAAGCAAATTCATTAGAATTTTTAGATCATTTAAACGAGCCTACATAA
- a CDS encoding biopolymer transporter ExbD, with amino-acid sequence MNFRGRNKVTPEFNMSSMTDIVFLLLIFFMLASTLVTTNAIDILLPKASGKTENKKSVAVSIKKDLTYYIDQKRVGESVLENELLAALSKLEKPTIVLRAEKSVPVQNVVTVMDIANRNKFKVILAVKPN; translated from the coding sequence ATGAATTTTAGAGGAAGAAATAAAGTAACGCCAGAATTCAATATGTCTTCTATGACAGATATTGTATTCTTACTTCTTATCTTTTTTATGCTGGCATCAACCTTAGTAACCACTAACGCTATTGATATTTTATTACCAAAAGCAAGTGGTAAAACTGAAAATAAAAAGTCTGTAGCCGTAAGTATTAAAAAAGATTTAACTTATTACATAGACCAAAAACGTGTAGGAGAAAGTGTGTTAGAAAATGAATTGTTAGCAGCACTTTCTAAATTAGAAAAACCTACCATAGTTTTAAGAGCAGAAAAGTCAGTACCCGTTCAAAACGTTGTAACGGTAATGGATATAGCTAATAGAAATAAATTTAAAGTAATACTAGCAGTAAAACCTAATTAA
- a CDS encoding energy transducer TonB produces MKYFKTKHEKNSAKITALIAIILLLLMFVVGPPYMDPPEEYGVAVNFGTTNFGSGNVQPKKPIKSEPKEINTPTQPDVSESEPTKASEVKEEVLTADNAEEIAIKKQKEAEAKAKAIADAKAKAEAERIAKEKREQEEKKKKLDALIGGVSKSEGADTGSEGNDDKAGDKGQLDGNPYAPSYFGGSGPGKGGVGYGLGGRGKISNKVYKQDCNEEGLVVVEIRVDRNGRVIKATPGIKGTTGTNCLFEAAKKTALSFKFSADKNAPATQVGFVSINFSLGQ; encoded by the coding sequence ATGAAGTATTTTAAAACCAAACACGAAAAAAATTCAGCTAAAATTACAGCGCTTATAGCTATAATTTTGTTGTTATTAATGTTTGTGGTTGGGCCACCGTATATGGATCCACCAGAGGAGTATGGTGTTGCTGTTAATTTTGGAACAACAAATTTTGGGTCGGGTAACGTGCAGCCTAAAAAGCCAATAAAATCAGAGCCTAAGGAAATTAATACCCCCACACAACCCGATGTTTCTGAGTCTGAGCCAACAAAAGCTTCTGAAGTAAAAGAAGAGGTTTTAACAGCAGATAATGCAGAAGAAATAGCTATTAAAAAACAAAAAGAAGCCGAAGCTAAAGCAAAAGCTATTGCAGATGCTAAAGCTAAGGCAGAAGCAGAAAGAATTGCTAAAGAAAAGCGAGAACAAGAGGAGAAAAAGAAAAAATTAGATGCTTTAATTGGAGGTGTAAGTAAATCTGAAGGTGCTGATACAGGAAGTGAAGGGAATGATGATAAAGCAGGCGATAAAGGTCAGTTAGACGGAAATCCTTATGCTCCAAGTTATTTTGGCGGTTCTGGACCAGGAAAGGGAGGCGTTGGATATGGACTAGGAGGAAGAGGGAAAATTTCAAACAAAGTATATAAGCAAGATTGTAATGAAGAAGGTCTTGTTGTTGTAGAGATAAGAGTTGATAGAAACGGAAGAGTAATAAAGGCAACACCTGGTATAAAAGGCACAACAGGAACGAACTGCTTATTTGAAGCTGCTAAAAAAACAGCTTTATCATTTAAATTTTCTGCAGATAAAAACGCTCCAGCTACTCAAGTTGGTTTTGTGAGTATCAACTTTAGTTTAGGACAATAA